A genome region from Chloroflexota bacterium includes the following:
- a CDS encoding TetR/AcrR family transcriptional regulator, whose protein sequence is MGSRNQKKELITEYRRKQILDAALAVFSRKGYGEATIPDIAREAGIAVGTIYNYYPGKRDLLVSVLASRVLSEPFLMLMKQPPEADDRTFFRSLIEDRLTLLNENADKFLFMLGEAYRDQEFRRQWTQGVIQPALKRAEKFMTSKMDSGAFRPMNASVMVRALAGMAIGFAVLAMVEGEASPCRGIPIKKIAPLLADIVLTGVRARKS, encoded by the coding sequence ATGGGAAGCCGGAACCAGAAGAAAGAGCTTATCACAGAGTACCGCAGAAAGCAGATACTCGATGCTGCGCTGGCTGTTTTCTCCAGGAAGGGTTACGGCGAGGCTACCATACCAGATATCGCACGGGAGGCAGGGATCGCCGTCGGCACCATCTATAACTACTATCCGGGCAAGCGAGACCTGCTGGTGTCTGTTCTCGCCAGCCGTGTCCTCAGCGAGCCTTTTTTGATGCTCATGAAGCAGCCGCCTGAAGCGGATGACAGGACGTTCTTCAGATCGCTGATTGAGGACCGCTTGACTCTACTCAATGAGAACGCAGACAAATTTCTCTTTATGCTCGGCGAGGCCTACCGCGATCAGGAATTCCGGCGGCAGTGGACGCAGGGAGTGATTCAACCGGCCCTGAAGCGAGCGGAGAAATTCATGACCTCGAAGATGGATTCGGGCGCCTTTCGCCCCATGAATGCCAGCGTTATGGTGCGGGCACTGGCGGGGATGGCCATCGGCTTCGCAGTGCTGGCCATGGTAGAGGGAGAAGCGAGCCCCTGCCGGGGTATTCCCATCAAAAAAATCGCGCCGCTGCTGGCAGACATCGTCCTGACTGGAGTTCGAGCAAGGAAGAGCTGA
- a CDS encoding ABC transporter ATP-binding protein, which yields MQSFAIETRSLTKRFGSFVALSNLNLSIEKGAIHGLLGPNGAGKTTAIKILCGLLKPSGGEAYIFGRKVPDRSILSEIGYMPQETALYLDLTVHDNMALYGELFGLSKTRIAEREKELLAFIALEKWRDVLVSKLSGGMKHRVSLACTMIHEPKLLFLDEPTVGVDPELRASFWEYFDLLKRKGVTIVLTTHYMDEAQHCDMIGLLRQGLLLAEGTPGEVVRSVNATSLEEAFLALARREDVRA from the coding sequence ATGCAGTCTTTTGCCATCGAAACAAGGAGCCTCACCAAGAGATTCGGTTCGTTTGTGGCGCTGAGCAATCTGAATCTGAGTATTGAGAAAGGGGCTATCCACGGGCTGCTGGGCCCGAACGGCGCCGGCAAGACCACCGCTATCAAGATACTGTGCGGCTTGCTGAAGCCGAGCGGCGGCGAAGCATACATCTTCGGCAGGAAGGTACCGGATAGAAGCATTCTGTCCGAAATAGGATATATGCCGCAGGAAACCGCCCTCTATCTGGACCTGACTGTGCATGACAACATGGCGTTGTACGGTGAGCTCTTCGGCCTGTCGAAAACCAGGATCGCCGAGAGGGAGAAGGAATTGCTTGCCTTCATTGCCCTGGAGAAATGGAGGGACGTGCTGGTGTCGAAACTGAGCGGCGGCATGAAACACAGAGTGTCGCTGGCGTGCACCATGATACATGAGCCGAAGCTCCTTTTCCTGGACGAGCCTACTGTTGGCGTCGACCCGGAGTTAAGGGCTTCATTTTGGGAGTACTTCGACCTGCTGAAGAGGAAAGGCGTTACGATTGTGCTGACAACGCACTACATGGACGAGGCCCAACATTGCGACATGATAGGGCTGCTGAGGCAGGGACTGCTTCTGGCGGAAGGCACACCCGGTGAGGTTGTCCGGTCTGTCAATGCAACAAGCCTTGAAGAAGCCTTTCTGGCACTGGCAAGGCGTGAGGATGTCAGAGCATGA
- a CDS encoding ABC transporter permease: protein MNIRRAFTITKRIFRGLRNDRRTVALMFLAPVVAVLVFGVAFSGDIKDVAVVVVNQDAGASAPGSNVTVSFAEKIVANFDGEVLKVESIAGIEEGVRRVEEGGAYAVIIFPEDFSQNIMRMQNPSSSASTTIQVREDRSNVNVANAITKGVSDAVLKTMQEAGQESPVTVDTENAIYGKGAKFIDFFVPGIMTFIVFLLTTLLTLVSFVGERTSGTLERLQATPLRESEVVAGYTIAFGVIGMLQAIVLLTIGVAVFHIMIVGNIILAFVVIAVLAVVSLSLGILLSSLAKRESQAVQFFPLIALPTFLLAGIFWPVEAIPQWLRPLSYAIPPTYAVDATRGVMLRGWGFSGIWVDIVALCGFAAAFLGLAILSLKRGRQ, encoded by the coding sequence ATGAATATTCGCAGGGCCTTCACCATCACCAAACGGATTTTCAGGGGTCTAAGAAACGATAGGCGCACAGTCGCTTTGATGTTCTTAGCTCCGGTTGTTGCCGTGTTAGTGTTTGGCGTGGCATTCAGCGGCGACATAAAAGACGTGGCTGTGGTTGTGGTCAACCAGGACGCGGGGGCAAGTGCCCCCGGCTCCAATGTCACCGTATCATTTGCGGAGAAGATCGTAGCCAACTTCGATGGGGAAGTCCTCAAAGTGGAAAGCATTGCTGGTATTGAGGAAGGTGTCCGCCGTGTGGAAGAAGGTGGAGCCTACGCAGTGATCATCTTCCCGGAGGATTTCTCCCAAAACATCATGAGAATGCAAAACCCGTCCTCTTCGGCCAGCACCACGATTCAGGTGAGAGAGGACAGGAGCAATGTCAATGTGGCTAATGCCATAACCAAGGGCGTCAGTGATGCTGTTCTCAAGACAATGCAGGAGGCCGGCCAGGAGTCTCCTGTAACGGTGGACACAGAGAATGCTATCTATGGTAAGGGCGCTAAGTTCATCGATTTCTTCGTCCCCGGTATCATGACTTTTATAGTCTTTCTTCTTACTACCCTCCTCACTCTCGTATCCTTTGTCGGAGAGCGGACCTCGGGAACACTGGAAAGGTTGCAGGCTACACCGCTGAGAGAGAGCGAGGTGGTCGCAGGATATACCATCGCTTTCGGCGTAATAGGCATGTTGCAGGCTATTGTACTCCTGACCATAGGTGTCGCGGTTTTCCACATAATGATAGTGGGGAACATAATACTGGCGTTTGTGGTCATCGCCGTGCTGGCTGTGGTCAGCCTCAGTCTGGGGATACTGCTCTCCAGTCTAGCGAAGAGAGAGTCCCAGGCCGTCCAGTTCTTCCCTCTCATAGCGCTGCCCACGTTCTTGCTGGCGGGGATTTTCTGGCCTGTCGAGGCGATACCTCAATGGTTGAGGCCGCTCTCGTATGCGATTCCTCCGACATATGCTGTGGATGCCACACGCGGGGTCATGTTGAGGGGCTGGGGGTTCAGCGGCATCTGGGTGGACATCGTGGCCCTGTGCGGATTCGCGGCTGCTTTCCTGGGGCTGGCCATCCTGTCCCTGAAAAGAGGCCGGCAGTAG
- a CDS encoding MFS transporter produces the protein MEQTRWYKRRWVALGFLSFSLLVIALDNTVLNLAMPTISTKLGSTLSGMQWIVDAYVLVFAALLLTMGSIGDRIGRKRTLQAGLIVFGCFSLGAALSRSTGMLIAMRAIMGIGGAMIMPSTLSILTATFRDPKERGQAIALWAAVFALGLGIGPLVGGWLLAHFSWSSVFYINLPIVVVALIGGYIFLHDSRDEHPSKIDLPGSVLSIAGLFALVYGIIEAGQSSWTAHNVLYAFGAAAVLLGAFAYWEWRSPNAVLPIAFFKNMSFTGANIALTLVAFALMGSMFFMGQYLQTVQGYTPLKTGVLMLPFAFTSFAAAAMSARVAQRIGTKFTVALGILISAAGLFYLSRVVEVNTSYPTILLGMVIMSLGIGSTMSPATNSIMGSIPVRKAGVGSAMNDTTRQVGAALGVAVLGALMNSVYISKINAMKDTFSSTPQVFELIRSSIQRAHFVAQNMIPDPQLSQMIVNKADEAFVSGMVRGTLIASIVMAVASVVTLIILPSRVRPAKEEDHAPGIPDSSKVE, from the coding sequence ATGGAGCAAACAAGGTGGTACAAGAGGCGGTGGGTTGCCCTGGGGTTCCTGAGTTTCTCTCTGTTGGTTATTGCCTTGGATAATACTGTGCTGAACCTGGCTATGCCAACCATATCCACCAAGCTGGGCTCTACTCTCAGTGGAATGCAGTGGATCGTTGACGCCTATGTACTGGTTTTCGCAGCATTGCTGCTGACGATGGGTTCTATCGGCGACCGTATAGGTCGGAAGAGAACGCTGCAAGCGGGCCTGATAGTCTTCGGTTGTTTCTCCCTGGGTGCAGCGCTTTCCAGGTCTACGGGAATGCTTATTGCCATGCGCGCCATAATGGGTATCGGCGGTGCCATGATCATGCCCTCCACCCTCTCGATTCTGACGGCCACCTTCCGCGATCCCAAGGAGCGCGGCCAGGCCATTGCCCTCTGGGCCGCGGTTTTTGCGCTGGGGTTGGGCATTGGGCCTCTTGTGGGAGGATGGCTTCTGGCACACTTCAGTTGGAGCTCTGTGTTTTACATCAATCTGCCTATTGTAGTAGTTGCCTTGATCGGCGGATACATCTTCCTCCATGATTCCAGGGATGAGCATCCCAGCAAGATTGACCTTCCTGGATCTGTACTCTCGATTGCCGGACTCTTCGCGTTGGTATATGGCATCATTGAGGCCGGGCAGAGTAGCTGGACGGCTCACAATGTGCTCTATGCTTTCGGTGCCGCGGCGGTCCTCCTGGGCGCATTCGCCTATTGGGAATGGCGTTCGCCGAATGCCGTGTTGCCAATAGCCTTCTTCAAGAACATGTCCTTCACCGGAGCCAATATCGCCCTCACGCTAGTTGCCTTTGCTCTGATGGGGTCCATGTTCTTCATGGGCCAGTATCTTCAGACTGTACAGGGCTACACCCCGCTAAAAACCGGGGTACTGATGTTGCCTTTTGCCTTTACGTCCTTTGCTGCAGCAGCAATGTCGGCCCGGGTTGCCCAGCGCATCGGCACCAAGTTCACAGTCGCCTTAGGTATTCTCATATCAGCTGCTGGCCTCTTCTACCTCTCCCGGGTGGTCGAAGTAAACACGAGTTACCCGACGATCCTGCTTGGCATGGTTATTATGTCCCTCGGCATAGGTTCGACCATGAGTCCGGCCACGAACTCCATCATGGGGTCGATTCCTGTGAGGAAAGCCGGGGTTGGTTCTGCCATGAACGATACCACGCGCCAGGTGGGGGCGGCTCTGGGAGTGGCAGTGCTCGGCGCACTCATGAATTCCGTCTACATCAGCAAGATCAATGCCATGAAGGATACTTTCTCCTCAACTCCACAGGTTTTCGAGCTCATTCGCAGCAGCATACAGCGCGCACATTTCGTCGCCCAGAATATGATACCCGACCCGCAGCTATCTCAGATGATTGTCAATAAAGCCGACGAAGCGTTTGTCTCCGGCATGGTCCGTGGTACGCTGATCGCTTCCATCGTTATGGCTGTCGCCTCTGTCGTTACCCTGATCATTTTGCCCTCGCGGGTCCGCCCTGCCAAGGAAGAGGACCATGCACCGGGTATTCCGGATTCCAGCAAGGTTGAGTGA
- a CDS encoding fumarate hydratase, producing MPQKEIDAGDIAQTVARLCQEANFFLPEDVVKALRDAEDTEESPLGRETLHQILENADIAAREGLPLCQDCGSTVILLELGQEVHIRGGELDAAVEEGVRQGYKNGYLRKSMVQHLFSTRINTRDNCPPIIHTRVVPGDRLRITVMPKGGGSENMTRLGMLLPAQGKQGVADFVVRAVEEAGSNPCPPVIVGVGIGGTADKAVLLSKEALLRPLGEANPDSEVADLEKELLRRINALGIGPQGFGGRTTALAVHAEVFPGHIASLPVAVNIQCHSARHKEAVLG from the coding sequence ATGCCTCAGAAGGAAATCGACGCTGGTGATATTGCTCAGACTGTAGCCCGCCTGTGCCAGGAGGCGAATTTCTTCCTGCCTGAAGATGTCGTCAAAGCCCTCAGGGATGCAGAGGATACTGAGGAATCCCCGCTGGGGAGAGAGACCCTGCACCAGATACTGGAGAATGCCGATATTGCTGCCAGGGAGGGCCTTCCTTTGTGTCAGGATTGCGGCAGCACGGTGATCTTGCTGGAGTTAGGCCAAGAGGTTCATATTCGCGGGGGGGAACTCGATGCTGCTGTGGAGGAAGGGGTGCGCCAGGGCTATAAGAATGGATACCTGCGCAAATCGATGGTACAGCATCTTTTCTCGACAAGAATTAATACCAGGGATAATTGCCCCCCCATCATCCATACCAGGGTAGTACCTGGTGACCGGCTCAGGATTACGGTGATGCCCAAAGGCGGGGGATCAGAGAATATGACTCGTTTGGGGATGCTGTTACCGGCGCAAGGTAAGCAGGGGGTGGCCGACTTTGTAGTCAGGGCGGTAGAGGAGGCTGGCAGCAATCCCTGTCCCCCTGTGATCGTAGGAGTCGGCATCGGCGGCACGGCAGATAAAGCGGTGTTGCTGTCCAAAGAAGCCCTGCTGCGTCCCCTCGGCGAAGCAAACCCGGACTCTGAAGTGGCTGACCTGGAAAAGGAGCTCTTGCGGCGGATCAATGCCCTGGGCATTGGCCCTCAGGGGTTCGGAGGGAGGACCACAGCCCTGGCGGTTCATGCCGAGGTCTTCCCCGGCCACATTGCCAGTTTACCAGTGGCAGTGAACATCCAGTGCCATAGTGCACGGCACAAGGAAGCCGTGCTGGGTTAA